Proteins encoded in a region of the Enoplosus armatus isolate fEnoArm2 chromosome 16, fEnoArm2.hap1, whole genome shotgun sequence genome:
- the c1galt1a gene encoding glycoprotein-N-acetylgalactosamine 3-beta-galactosyltransferase 1, which translates to MRHVTSNLMFTTGLIMGFVSLRCLLDSSTDQMSYFVRDVKHGSQHEDTGENKSSAANSSHSTRILCWIMTGPKNLESRTKHIRETWAKRCNKVLYMSSIETDFPTVALNVSEGRDNLYWKTIRAFQYIHQRHLDEADWFLKADDDTFVVVENLRHTLSKFDPEKPLYLGRRFTPFISQGYMSGGAGYVLSKEALRRFVKGFSTGECTHFSSIEDMALGKCMETMKVEPGDTRDVKGRQTFHPYPPDNYLVRQPPRPRPWYLIYDHYTPTEGPGCCSDFVVSFHYIFAVQLYVLEYLTYHLRPYGYKYRFNPEEQTEFNATTKST; encoded by the exons ATGAGGCACGTCACGTCTAACTTGATGTTCACCACCGGACTGATAATGGGATTCGTCTCTCTTCGCTGTCTGCTGGACTCTTCGACGGACCAGATGTCGTATTTTGTTCGGGATGTCAAGCACGGCTCGCAGCATGAGGACACGG GCGAGAACAAGAGCTCAGCGGCTAATTCCTCCCACTCAACACGGATCCTGTGCTGGATCATGACGGGGCCCAAGAACTTGGAATCCCGAACCAAGCACATCAGGGAAACATGGGCCAAGCGCTGCAACAAAGTGCTGTACATGAGCTCCATCGAGACGGACTTCCCCACTGTGGCGCTGAACGTGAGCGAGGGAAGGGACAACCTGTACTGGAAGACCATCCGAGCCTTTCAGTACATCCACCAGCGCCACCTAGACGAGGCAGACTGGTTCCTGAAGGCGGATGACGACACATTCGTGGTCGTAGAGAATCTCCGCCACACCTTGTCCAAGTTTGATCCCGAGAAGCCGTTGTACCTGGGCAGAAGGTTCACCCCCTTCATCAGCCAAGGCTACATGAGTGGAGGAGCAGGTTATGTCCTCAGTAAGGAAGCGCTGAGAAGATTCGTCAAAGGGTTCAGCACCGGGGAATGTACCCACTTCTCTTCCATAGAGGACATGGCTCTGGGGAAATGTATGGAGACGATGAAGGTGGAGCCGGGAGACACCAGAGACGTGAAGGGGAGACAAACTTTTCATCCTTATCCTCCAGACAACTACCTGGTCCGGCAGCCCCCAAGACCGCGGCCGTGGTATCTGATTTACGACCACTATACTCCAACAGAG GGTCCAGGCTGCTGCTCCGATTTCGTGGTGTCCTTTCACTACATTTTCGCCGTCCAGCTGTATGTTTTGGAGTACCTGACGTACCACCTGCGGCCATACGGATACAAATACAGATTCAACCCCGAGGAACAAACTGAATTCAACGCCACAACTAAGTCCACGTGA
- the sdhaf3 gene encoding succinate dehydrogenase assembly factor 3, mitochondrial — MAAPAHVSKVRSMYKRILVLHRFLPIELRALGDQYVKDEFRRHKSASPEEVKNFMTEWENYKDTLQTQVLESAAEGLGSVKFGANLSDGKLGNFQEEQMGQLYELMLESTKPKRQFDIQEDSK; from the exons ATGGCGGCTCCCGCTCACGTCTCCAAAGTCCGCTCAATGTACAAGAGGATTCTGGTCCTGCATCGGTTCCTGCCTATAGAGCTGAGAGCCCTGGGTGACCAGTATGTGAAAGACGAGTTCAGAAGACACAAAAGCGCATCACCCGAAGAGGTGAAGAACTTCATGACAGAGTGGGAG aaCTACAAGGACACCCTGCAGACTCAGGTACTGGAGTCGGCGGCAGAGGGACTGGGCTCAGTCAAGTTCGGGGCCAACCTGTCGGACGGGAAACTCGGCAACTTCCAGGAAGAACAGATGGGCCAGCTGTACGAACTCATGCTGGAGTCCACCAAACCCAAGAGACAGTTTGACATCCAGGAGGACAGCAAGTGA